The Euphorbia lathyris chromosome 4, ddEupLath1.1, whole genome shotgun sequence genomic interval aacatACTTTGTTTAGGataagaagagaaaagatgGCAGGAATCAACAACGAGAACCATCAACCCGAGAACAACCAATGCCAAAATGGAGGCGGCAACAATACAAGGACAATGTTGGAGATCTTAGCTCCATATAGACCATAAAACATCGGCGCCCCATCAATTCCAGCCAACACCTATGAAATCAAGACAAGCATGATCCATCTGATCCAGCAAAGTGGACAGTTTGGGGGAGAACTCCACGAAAATCCTAATGAAcatcttgataaatttcttatgtgcgCCGACACTTCTCATCAAAACGGTGTTCCACCCGAGGCCGTCCGTCTAAAGTTATTTCCATTTTCTTTGACATGACAAGCATTAGAGTGGTTGCGATCCTTGGAAGCGGGATCTATCACGATATGGGAAGggctcgaaaaggagttcctctCCTACTACGTCCTGCCTTCCAAAACGATTAAGTTGGGGAATGACATCACCTCTTTTCAGCAACTTGAATGTGAGGCCCTTCATACAGCTTAGGCTCGATTCAAATGATTACTCTGGAGTTGTCCGCATCACGACATTCCAAAACATGACCTAGTAAGTACTTTCTATCACGATTTGACTCCCATTAATCATGCAACTGTAGATTATGCTGCAGGTGGGGACCTTTTTAGAAAGTCGTCAAGTGATGTGTACGAGCTCGCTAGGAAGAATGTCTAATGGCAAGAGAATCGGCTCGTCGGACCTTCGAGACACCAAATGTTTGTCATGGAAAACGAGGCTCCAAAGAGTTCCATGGttgaaataaataagaaatagaTGCCTTAATGGCACAAATGAGCATCAATAAAAGTGCACAGGTCTTCATGTGCAATCATTGTGGTGGCGATCATCATAGGAGcgattgtcaagcaggtagtCCATTTGCCGGTGATGCCAaaagcgtaagttatgtaggagGTAACCAACGGTACAATTCGAATCCAAACTCCTACTCGAGCACACACCACAATAACAATAACAGTGATAACGGATGGAGGAATCaacaccaacacccgaacttgtcataCGTCAATAATCATAATGTATAGAAGCCCCCATCCGGTTTTAATCACGAATACAGGGAGCGAGGGCTAGGTCAATCACATAACGGCCAAGGAGAGCAAAACCACCTAACAATCATCAAGACCAAACGGTAACTTCCTTGCACAAGGATATCTTAATCTGTCTTGCTGATAACGAGGCTTTTTGTAAGGACCTAGGCCACCAAGTGGCTCAGTTAAATCATCAACAGCATGAGAGAAACTAGGGTCTCTCCCGACCAATACCGAGCAAAACCAATGGTCCAAAAATAGAGAGTCTGGTCAAGTAGTAACTCTTCGAAATGGTAAGGGTTTAGATCCATCGGTTTCCAACACGGATTCCCTACAATAGCCACAAacacgagaaagtcgagctactccgactttaaatgtagcatcggtttgaattccTTAAACCattttttatatgtatttagttcattttttcttttttctatttttccttcttttatttttaatcataattaaaataaataaaccctTAATATCCAAAAATATTTATGATGTGAATGTAGTTCACACGGTGTATGGAGTCGCATATATGTCGTATGAAATAAAAACGAAAATGGAAAGAATTGGTCTTAAGGGGGAAAGGGCAAATTTGCCCCTCTTTTCTAAGTCACACGTCGTgtgaattaaaaattagaagACAAAAGCTCAGTAGTACAGCCGCACGTCGTGTGGGCTACACCACACACTGTGTGGCCTACTGGTTGAAGCTAATTAGCCTCAGCTTAAGCAGTCACACACCATGTGGAATAGCCACACTTCGTGTGACTGCATTCCTGCAGAAAATAAATTTGATCTAAGTTTTCACCCATTTTCACACATCAACCCCTCAAATAATGTACTATTGTGCTTAATTGGAAATGCCCTGTTTAAACTCTTCCACCACAGAATACCAGGTTACAATTCTCTTTATTCTGTTCTCTTGGGTGTTTGTGTTATTATATCCATGTTGAACCTCACAAAAACAAGTTCTCTCTAGAGCTTCTTCTTTTTCCCCCCAAAGGTATAACACGTCTCATAAAGGTTACACAGTTTAACTTTCTACTAAACTGAAAGTATCTAGAAATGTCAAATTTCATGAGCATTGCTTCCCTTGTGCTTTCCCATCTTTCAAACTAAAATAGACCAGACATTCCCCTCTCATTTAAACCAGGTCGAATCAGAAAGCCACCTGCTTGGCTAAATGATTTTTTACTCATGTCTATTTCAGCTGTAGATACTTCCCTTAATCTCATTATCCTTCTTACACCATTGAAGATCTAAGATTTGCTCACTATTTCTTAGGCATTACACAACAAAAATTCATCATTGATTTGATTAAAGATGTTTGATGGATAAAGCAAATAcaacagctagtcttcttcccacTATTGTTAACTTAACTATTGAAGGGCAACTTTACTCTCAACTGGATCAGTATCTAAGTTATACCAGGCCAAACATTACATTTTAAGTTTAACTACTTAGTCAATATATGCACTGTCTTTGTCATCATCATTTCAATGTTAAGGTAACAAAATCTTATGGTTCTTTTATGCAGTTCAAATCAAAACGTCAATCTACAATGAGTCGTTCATATGCAGAAcccaaatataaaaatatggcATCTATAATAGTTTTGAATAAGTTTATTTTCTATGAACAATCTGATTTTCGAATTAAAATTCACTACTCTATCTTATTGAAGGCTTCATAACAACACCTCACATTGATACACATTTGTAAGTTGGCTAATATCTTTACCAAGCCACTACTGCCATCCTCCAAAATGAGTTGTGTTTTGTCCAAGATGAAGCTTTGTTCATCTGCAaccattttcattttgaggggAGAGTGTTAGGATAAGATAATTACTTACTGGAATTAGTATACTGTAATCAGGCGGGATAAGGGATATAGGGCTAAAGAGAGCCAAAAAAGAATCTTTCGTGTCTAATAGAATGTTATGGTACATAAACCAAATAGTAGAATACAAGCAAAAGTTCCTAGATTCATGGAGATAGAGAAGAGCATATAAGTTATCATACTTGCATATCCAGCTTTTGTGTCTCCAACAATTATCCCAATAATTACATATCCAATTTGACCTATGGATGAATATGCAAGAATGAATAGTATGTTGTATTGACAAATGGCTTTGTTAGTTAGATCTTTGTATATAAGCAACTGAATTGCAATGAATAAAGTGTGGGAATATTTTTCATCCTTTCTACTGTTCTAAATCATATCAATATTCAAAACATCGTCAATTTGTTTTAAGAAAAAAGGCTAGCTCTAGAAAGGCAACATTTATTCCCACAGTTTTGGAAGCATCATATGACAACTCCTCAGACCACTTAACTTGAACAATCCATCTCCTGTTTAAGAACCTTCACTGCTTCCATAACTCCATCCTgcaaataatcaataaaaatctGGAAGTCAGCCGCTTTCATATTAAGGTCACATCTGCATAGATCGGTAACCTCCAGCATCCAAGCAAGTCTGAACCTGATCAAAATCCAACAAAATTTCCCTACAAGCTTGACACTCATTTTTGGTAAGGCAACCAATCAAGCCTTCCCAAATTATTGGAAAATACAAGTGAAAAATGTGTATTTTTCTATTCAGCTGCACTTGGACAAAATTAGAGTCCACATTTACAGGCAAGGTTAGACTTGAGCTTATGTGGGGCAATGTGGGCCCAAAGCCAAAGCCAAAGCCTATCCAGCCAAACTACTGATTGCTTCTCATATTCAGCAACTTATCACTTTTGAAAAAAGAGGTGAACATAAAATGGTTATGACAATAGCATGTCAAAATGGCAAATGctatatgaaaatatttttggaACTGTTTAGTTATCATATGGTTGCAGACTTGTGTAATTCTTGTCGGAACATTTTGAAATTAGTTAATTGAGAAAGCTATAAGAAAACAAATAGGGCTTGGATCAGAATATAACAACATCCCCCTTTCATACATAAAAAAACACAGCTGATGCCATCAAATAGAAGGAGATTACCTCAAGAGAGATCCTATGAGCAATTTCTAAAGCACGTGACTTAACCTCAGAAGATAACGCATCTTTTATCGATTTTGTAAGCATGTTTGCAGCTACCCTGATGCTCATGTCATCCATTTTATCTGGAGCGAGATGGACTCTTTTAACTGGTTCTGGGGCAACTCCAAGCCAGCTCATCTTCTCAGCCCAGTAGAACTGATCAAATAAAAACGGACAAATTACCTGCCATAAAATATTGACGATcgatatattaattgatttgatAAATTTTGAGAGAAAGATAAATAAGCACAACTAAAATGGAAAACGGAATGATAAACAAATAGTAACCTACGCACATCTCTTCCACCATTTatttcttcaatttcttaaGAATGATTATAACACAGTTTTATATTAGTTCCCCCAATGATatgaaaaagaaatatgcattgTGGTTTGATTATGTATTATTTCACTGCAAATAAAGGAATTAAGGGTCGTTCATGCCAACCTGTTGGGGTGTTCAGAGTTTCCTTCTCCTTTCCGGCCTCCATCTCTactctaataaaaaaaaggaattaaGGGTTGAAATGACGCCTAAAATTGGCAGCTAGAATCAATTTAACCCAAATCGAAGTTTAAGTATCAACCCATCCCTCAAGTTGacaatatttgacaaattagcccaaattttacaaattttagatattaaaactgattatattTGGGCCAATTTGTCAAATATTGCCAACTTGATGGCTGAGTTTATACACATTTTAATTTGGGCTAAATTAATCTTGACTGCCAATTTTAGGGGCAGTTTTGACCCTTAATTCACAAATAAagtgtataatttttttaaaaagggAATTCGATAGAAAATCCTACTAGTTACCAAAAATGGAAAGGATTTTTAACCTGTGCTACTGAGTTGTATAGCATAACTTAGAGATAGTCAATGCATGAGATGGAAAATCTAGTGAACTTCACTCAGACGTTTGCAAAGATCTTTTTACTGGTAATAATAAGCCATCATATCTCTTCCTAAGATTTCCAGGTAAGCCTAAAACTGTTCCTAACCTCTTCGAAATGCCCTCTATAAAAGCATGCCTATCCAGACCAAGAAACTTTTGGGGAAAAAAGTCCTTATATGGCATGAGATGTACAACAAGGAAGATAAAGATAAAAGGGTTTAGTTTTGCAACGAACCTGAGGAATTCCGGCACTGAGTGCTGCAGCAGTGGATCCGCTAATATATCAATAAAGACAAGTAATTATGATGCATAATGTACTTCTATTTTAATATCACAactaagtataattaaaaagtCACCTTCCCCCATGGTGAACTGCAGCCGCGCACCTCGGGAAAAGCCAGTTGTATGGTATCATACTGGTTTGCAAAATAATAAGATGTCAGTTCATAAAGACAATCAATTACTAGAATAGTAAACTTATGGAGAGGATGTTAGTGCCTCTTTCTCCTAAAAATCAATTTTGTGGTTCATAGGTTGGCCCCAAGCAAGACACATTTTTATAAGCATATGTAAGATTACTTAACGCAAAAATGGATATTAGGGTCTTCTACTCAATCTAGGGTTCTCTAGGACTTTCAATCCCTAATGGAAATCAGAATGAGCTTGGTATGtgttaaagataataataaaagctattcttggaccttaactatcacgttaagcttttagttcaattggttcctttACAGTATGCAATCCAGTTCAACACTGAAAGCCTTGCTACATAAATAAAAAGGGCAATCTACCAAAAAATCCTCGCAAAACCAGCGTCTATCTCCCTTTCCCATACAtcccctgtatttttaaaattttaaaaaacaagGGTAAAACTTAAGGGTTTTGAAATCTCtttattttatcttatttttaacttttaagtTTGACTTTACCTTACATTTTACTAGAATAGCTGTAAGCCAAACAGCTTCTACTTTCAGTGTGCTTATTTTAAGTCATAAACCAACAGGTGGTATCACATGAAAGTTCTACGATATTACATAGCATTATAGCTCTAGGCTTTTACTCTCCTTGTTTGAATGGGTCTCTGGTCAGGCAGTTTCCAATACTATAAGAATGTATTGATTCTAAGTAACATAATCGAAAAGAACAGATGAGTGTGAATTAAATTTCGGATTTTCCAAGTAAAACCAGTTAGTGCATGTCGTGTAACCGCTAAGATCTAAAGTTGCAGATATTTCAGCAGTTAAACTACATGCACTAGCTTGACTAGTTTACTTGGGAAAACTCTCCTCCAAACAAATGTGGATCCCCTTTGGCAAGTTAGCATATTGGAAAATACCTACCCAGGAAAAACGAAAAGGCGGCCATCAAAGAGACAGATCCCCTCTTCACTGTACTGTTTCTTATCCACCAATGAAGTTTCAGTGGCAGAAGCTCTTAGAGCATCATCTAAAGGTTCATAACCAGAAGTGAAAATGATAAATCTGAAACTTGTGATCTCCAACACGGTTTGAATAACCCGAACGAATGCTTGAGGATGCTTCAAAAAGCCCATGCTGCAAAAGGAAAAGTGAAGCACAATATATGAGAAGATGGCCAATGGCATTCTAATTATGATTAGAATATAAATCTTGCTACACTGCCCAGTTGGTTGAATAATGTCCAATTTCCCGATCTACATTTTTTGTTAGCTCCATAACCTGATATTGTTCGACATGTTTTTGGTAgaacattgacaattatggtACTTGCCTTCCAGCAGAACTTAGTCCAACAAAAACAGGTGGTACTGATGCAGTCAGAAAACATTCCAACTTGACATGAGCTGCACAAAGTCCAACTCTTTTTCCAGAACTCCCAGTCCCACAAGGAAAAAGTGCTGAAAAGTCTCCACACGTCTTACATGAAAACTTCCATTCAACGGGCAGGAACCAGAACCCACATACACGAACATTTGGTGGCCAGTAATCTGTGTCAATTAGCAAAATAACAGTGATGGAAAAAGATATCTCCAAAAGACTAAATGAAATACAAAGGTTGCTTCATTGCTACATAAGAAGAGATACCATCAAAAGACtaaatgaatatatataaaaaaaaaaaaaaactaagggAAGCAGGTGGAGAAAGGGGCCTCAATAAACCCAGTTATTTTCTGAAatacctctctctctctctttctctctctcctcatctacttttttattttctgtaTGAGTATGCCTATATGTGGAAAAACAAAAGTAATTTGTAGGTGGGATGTGAAAAAACAATGTTCAGTAGTGTAATAAGAACTGGGAAGAAGAATgtatttcataatataattgCAGCtacagtatatatatatacaaattaatcCTCAGTTATACAAGGAAACTGTGTATTAATAGCTCAGAACACTCCCACTCAAGGAGAAAAAGAAGTTACCTGGGCATTCAACAATCTCTTTGCTAAACCCATACCTGTTCCAGAAGTATTACACTATTAGACATAGATAtctatcaataaaaaattttgTTTCTTAATGAAAAGTGGGGTTTGGTTTaacataagaaaagaaaagagtaaATGAGAAATGAAATTGCAATGGAGAGCTTGTCCCATAAGATGATCACTCAGAAATGTTTAGTTCAATTCAGATCACTTCTTATTACTTTCTTACTTTGAGAACCTCCTCCAATTCAATAAGAATGAATTGGCAGGAACTAACAGTgaaaaagaaaatgtcacccTGAAAGTTTGAAGCTGAACCTCTCCAAACCGGATAAAATGATGCAGCCAAAGCTCCTTCCTAACTCTAAAACCAACAAAGAAGGCCAAACAAGTTATGGACATGGTAGAACCTATTAAAATTGGACAGAACCTAAAGGAAGAAGTTGAACCTTCAAGACAAGGTCAAAGATGTCCAAGACAAGGCCAAACCCCCTAGGATGAGGCCGA includes:
- the LOC136226313 gene encoding sterol 3-beta-glucosyltransferase UGT80B1 isoform X2; protein product: METERTEPVALFMAFGTKGDVYPIAAIAAAFACDQKQYHVFLLTHSAHESLRSHLEDRHVNFLPIKSPPVLAIFENHDSTDSPESAFSHHKRIISRAHRRECHYVVEGIFGHRATVEGDFIVINFFALEGWCLAELFRVRCVVAAPYVIPYSAPLSFECQFKREFPVLYEYLQEAPVNKVCWKDVMHWMWPLFTEIWGSWRSDDLNLSPCPLTDPVTGLPTWHEWPLSPLLLYGFSKEIVECPDYWPPNVRVCGFWFLPVEWKFSCKTCGDFSALFPCGTGSSGKRVGLCAAHVKLECFLTASVPPVFVGLSSAGSMGFLKHPQAFVRVIQTVLEITSFRFIIFTSGYEPLDDALRASATETSLVDKKQYSEEGICLFDGRLFVFPGMIPYNWLFPRCAAAVHHGGSGSTAAALSAGIPQVICPFLFDQFYWAEKMSWLGVAPEPVKRVHLAPDKMDDMSIRVAANMLTKSIKDALSSEVKSRALEIAHRISLEDGVMEAVKVLKQEMDCSS
- the LOC136226313 gene encoding sterol 3-beta-glucosyltransferase UGT80B1 isoform X1, which codes for METERTEPVALFMAFGTKGDVYPIAAIAAAFACDQKQYHVFLLTHSAHEVCFTSLFKSLRSHLEDRHVNFLPIKSPPVLAIFENHDSTDSPESAFSHHKRIISRAHRRECHYVVEGIFGHRATVEGDFIVINFFALEGWCLAELFRVRCVVAAPYVIPYSAPLSFECQFKREFPVLYEYLQEAPVNKVCWKDVMHWMWPLFTEIWGSWRSDDLNLSPCPLTDPVTGLPTWHEWPLSPLLLYGFSKEIVECPDYWPPNVRVCGFWFLPVEWKFSCKTCGDFSALFPCGTGSSGKRVGLCAAHVKLECFLTASVPPVFVGLSSAGSMGFLKHPQAFVRVIQTVLEITSFRFIIFTSGYEPLDDALRASATETSLVDKKQYSEEGICLFDGRLFVFPGMIPYNWLFPRCAAAVHHGGSGSTAAALSAGIPQVICPFLFDQFYWAEKMSWLGVAPEPVKRVHLAPDKMDDMSIRVAANMLTKSIKDALSSEVKSRALEIAHRISLEDGVMEAVKVLKQEMDCSS